Genomic DNA from Halobaculum sp. CBA1158:
ACGGTCGCCCCGGGGTCGACGAGAAGTACGTCGAGGAGGGCGTCGCCGCCCTGGTCGAGGCGGTGGTCGACGCGGGCGGCGACTCGACGGCGCTTCGCGCGAAGATGGCCGGGGCCGCCGAGATGATCGAGTTCGACCGCACGGGCGGCGGCGACTCGGTCGGCAGGCGCAACGTCGCCGCGGCCCGCGCGGCGCTCGACGCCCGCGGGATCCCGCTCGTCGCCGCCGACACCGGCGGCGACCGCGGCCGCTCGCTCCGGTTCGAGACCCGCTCGGGCCGACTGCACGTCTCGTACGCCGGCGGCGAGACGGTCGTTCTCTAGCGCCGAGAGCACCGCTGCACAGGATTCATCGATCCGTGTCGCCTCCGTCCGTGTCGATCGAGTCGTCCCCGTCCGTACCGCTCGTTTCGTCACCGTCCGTACGGCCCGTGTCGTCCGTTATCGGGGGCGATAATCCGCGGGATGGGTTTAAGTTTTGTTCGGAGGTGTCTCGTGGTAATGGGTCTCCTCACCGCACTATCGGGAGTCGGGGTCGCTGGGGTGCCGGGAGCCGAGGCGGGGCTGCTGGTCTCGCTGGGGCTTCTGGGTGCCAGCCTCCTCGATCGCTTCCGCGACGGCGACGACGGACCCGGGGACGTCGAGGCCGACGACGACGACGATGACCTGTTGGGCGGCGACGACGGCGCGTTCGGCGGCGACGACGGCGGCGACGACGACCTCGGCGACCTCGGTGGTATGGACGACTGGGACGACGACGGCGACGACCCCTTCGGCGGCGACGACGGTGGCGACGACGGCGTCGCCGAGTTGGAGAAGCGCGTCGACGACCTGGAAAACGAGGTCGCGAGCCTCTCCTCGACGGTCAACACCGTCCGTTCGGAGAACGAGGAGATCTCCGGGAAGGTCGAGGACATGGGCGAGGACGTCCGGAGCCTGCTCGACATCTACGAGATGGTCACGCGCGGGATCAATCCCTTCGTCGACGACGTGCAGGGCGGGGGCGATCTCGGCGGTGCCGGCGAGGGCGGCTTCGGTCTGTTCGACGACGCCGGCGAGGAGGAGGAGACGGACGACGAACTCGACGAGGACCTCGCCAGCGCCGACGCCGAGGGGTTCTTCGACGACGACCTCGCCGGCGACGACGAGGACGAGTTCGGGGACGACCTCGGTGACGGGGACGACCTCGACGGCATGGACGACATGGACGGCATGGACGACATGGACGGGGGGATGGACGACGGCTTCGAGGACGGAGCTGAGTTCGACGACGACCTCGACGGCGACTTCGAGGACGAGGAGACCGACGACACCGATTCAGAACCCATGGGGACCGACAACGGCAGCGGCAAGAGCTTCAGTGAACTGAAAGACGAGTACGAGTCCGGCGACGCCGACTGGGACGAGGGCGAGGAGCCGGCCGGCGAGGCGGACGCCGGCGGCGACGCGCTCGACGCCGAGCCGGAGTCGAACGGCCACGACGCCGGCGGCGACCTCGGTCTCGACGACGGGTCGGATCCGGAGCCCGAACCGGAGCCGGAGTCGACGGCCGGGCCGACCGATCCGAGCCGACGCGGCGAGGGGGTCGACGAGAACGGCGGCTTCGAGTTCGTCGAGGAGGACGACCTCTCCGACGAGCCGGACAAGCCGTACCTCACCAGCCTGCCGGGCGACTACGTGGGCGACCTGATGGTGATGGAGTGGCTGGAGTTCCTCGTCGAGGAGTCGACCACGACCGACGCCGTACGGGCGGTCAACTACTACGAGCGCGTCGAGTGGATCGACGGGGAGGTCGCAGACCAACTCAAGGGCTTCCTCTCCGGGTTCGGCGACATCGACCGCAACCTGATGGACCGGCCCGGCACGGACCAGCTCGACCTCGATCACCACACTCGGAGCCTCAAGTACATCATGCAACTGACCGACGCCACCGCGGAGTCGGTGGTCATCGACCGCTGGCCGCAGCTCTCCGGAGGCATGCATGGGCCTCAGCGTTAGCGCCTCCGCCGGCGTCGTCTTCCTGGGCGTGTTCCTCGCGGTCGGCATCGCCTACCCCGCCGCGGCGAACGGCTTCGAGCGAGTGACGGACGCCCGCGGCGACGCAGCCGACCGCGCGCTCGAGCGCGCCAACACCGACGTCGAGGTGACGAACGCGACGTACTTCGAGGCCAACGAGACGCTCGTGGTGCGCGCCGACAACGACGGCACCACGAGCGTCGGCGTCGAGGACGCAACGCTGTTCGTCGACAACGTGATCCCGGCGGCCGCGAACACGACCGTCACCGTCGAGGGCGACGGCGACACCGGGCTGTGGCTCCCCGGCGAGACGGCGCGCTTCGAGGTCGACCTCGCCGGCGAGCCGACGCCCGAGCGGGCCCAGGTCGTCGTCGACCACGGCGTCCGCGACGCGAGCGAGGTCGGGGTGAACTGAGATGGCGGGTGGGAGCGCCGCCGAACTCATCCTGTTCATCGCGGCGATCGTCATCGCCGCGTCGGTCGCGGGCACCCTCACGAGCGAGGTCACCCGCGTCAGCGACGCCCTCTCGGCGAAGTCGCTCGACGTCGCCGGCGACATCCGCGCCGACGCCGAGATCGTCTCCGACGCCGGATCGCGGGTGTACAACCGGTCGGGGAACGGAAACGTCACGATCCACGTCCGCAACACGGGTGCATCGGATCTCCCGGCGGACCCCGGGACGATCGACGTCCTCCTCGACGGCGAGTACCGGACGGACGTGACCGTCACCACCGTCGACGGCGACGCGACGTGGCACACCGGCGACGTGGTGCGCCTCGAGTTCCCGGCCGACCTCGACCCCGACACCGACCACCGCCTGAAGCTGGTCGTCCGCGGCGACGAGGAAGTGTTCCGCTTCAGGACCTGAACCGACGCGACTCACCGACTCACACCAATGTCACGAGCACAACAGAATACGCTGCTATCGATCGGGATGCCCGAGCGCGACCAACTGAACAAGGAGCTCGGCGGGGGGATCCCCCGCGGGTCGATCGTCCTCATGGAGGGCGACTACGGCGCGGGGAAGTCCGCGCTCTCCCAGCGATTCTCCTACGGTCTCGTCGACGAGGGGTCGACGGTCACCCTGCTGTCGACGGAGATGACCGTCTCGGGGTTCATCGACCAGATGTACTCCCTGGGGTACGACGTGACGAAGCCCCTGCTCAACGAGGAGCTCCTCTTCCTGGCGGCGGACTTCGACTCCGGCGGTAACTTCTCCGAGAGCGACGGCGACCGCAAGGAGCTGCTCAAGCGCCTGATGGAGGCGGAGGCGATGTGGCAGTCGGACGTGATCATCCTCGACACGTTCGACTCCATCCTCCGCAACGATCCCACCTTCGAGGCGCTCGTCCGCAACAACGACGAGCGCCAGGCGGCCCTGGAGATCATCTCCTTCTTCCGGGACATGATATCCAACGG
This window encodes:
- a CDS encoding chemotaxis protein CheD: MSPSDSTPADAGASPSSPDASVPRRKVGLSESAVAGDDALLVTSGLGSCLGIAVYHPETGVGGLLHAMLPAADGRPGVDEKYVEEGVAALVEAVVDAGGDSTALRAKMAGAAEMIEFDRTGGGDSVGRRNVAAARAALDARGIPLVAADTGGDRGRSLRFETRSGRLHVSYAGGETVVL
- a CDS encoding FlaD/FlaE family flagellar protein — translated: MGLLTALSGVGVAGVPGAEAGLLVSLGLLGASLLDRFRDGDDGPGDVEADDDDDDLLGGDDGAFGGDDGGDDDLGDLGGMDDWDDDGDDPFGGDDGGDDGVAELEKRVDDLENEVASLSSTVNTVRSENEEISGKVEDMGEDVRSLLDIYEMVTRGINPFVDDVQGGGDLGGAGEGGFGLFDDAGEEEETDDELDEDLASADAEGFFDDDLAGDDEDEFGDDLGDGDDLDGMDDMDGMDDMDGGMDDGFEDGAEFDDDLDGDFEDEETDDTDSEPMGTDNGSGKSFSELKDEYESGDADWDEGEEPAGEADAGGDALDAEPESNGHDAGGDLGLDDGSDPEPEPEPESTAGPTDPSRRGEGVDENGGFEFVEEDDLSDEPDKPYLTSLPGDYVGDLMVMEWLEFLVEESTTTDAVRAVNYYERVEWIDGEVADQLKGFLSGFGDIDRNLMDRPGTDQLDLDHHTRSLKYIMQLTDATAESVVIDRWPQLSGGMHGPQR
- a CDS encoding flagellin, whose amino-acid sequence is MGLSVSASAGVVFLGVFLAVGIAYPAAANGFERVTDARGDAADRALERANTDVEVTNATYFEANETLVVRADNDGTTSVGVEDATLFVDNVIPAAANTTVTVEGDGDTGLWLPGETARFEVDLAGEPTPERAQVVVDHGVRDASEVGVN
- a CDS encoding flagellar protein G, which encodes MAGGSAAELILFIAAIVIAASVAGTLTSEVTRVSDALSAKSLDVAGDIRADAEIVSDAGSRVYNRSGNGNVTIHVRNTGASDLPADPGTIDVLLDGEYRTDVTVTTVDGDATWHTGDVVRLEFPADLDPDTDHRLKLVVRGDEEVFRFRT
- a CDS encoding ATPase domain-containing protein, whose product is MSRAQQNTLLSIGMPERDQLNKELGGGIPRGSIVLMEGDYGAGKSALSQRFSYGLVDEGSTVTLLSTEMTVSGFIDQMYSLGYDVTKPLLNEELLFLAADFDSGGNFSESDGDRKELLKRLMEAEAMWQSDVIILDTFDSILRNDPTFEALVRNNDERQAALEIISFFRDMISNGKVIVLTVDPSAVGDDAIGPFRSIADVFLELQMVEVGSDVRRNIAVKRFAGMGSQVGDSIGFSVRSGTGIVIESRSVA